Genomic window (Chondrocystis sp. NIES-4102):
TAACCCTTGTTCTAAATTATATATCTCTTGGGTTTGTGCCAATAGCTTCTCACTGGCTGCTTGATTCACAGGCATTTTTAATTGACGTGCTGCCAAAACACCTAACTTAGTTGCTGCAAAAGTGGATAAATGTTGGCACAATCTATGCCATTCTAATAAATCTAATGTCTCTGTGATAATCAAGATCAGCCTACCTGGTTTTATTATTACTTTGTAACTTTTATGTATTTTGTTAGAATACTCAATTTGGCTTGCGGGTGAATTGCAACAATCTAGGCAAAAAAGTTACACTAAATTAAGAATACTTGACACAAATCGACTCTGCAATAGCATCAGGAAGAATAAATAAATTATGGATAAACAAGAAGGTAAATTTGGGTTTACAGATTTTGCGGAAATTTGGAACGGACGTTTAGCAATGATTGGCTTTGTCAGTGCGATTTTGCTAGAACTGAATACTGGGCATGGAGTTTTGGCTCAGTTTGGTCTAATGTAATTATAATTACTAATAGATATT
Coding sequences:
- a CDS encoding CAB/ELIP/HLIP superfamily protein, yielding MDKQEGKFGFTDFAEIWNGRLAMIGFVSAILLELNTGHGVLAQFGLM